The following coding sequences are from one Enterococcus sp. 4G2_DIV0659 window:
- a CDS encoding beta-ketoacyl-[acyl-carrier-protein] synthase family protein encodes MTKHRVVVTGIGVICANGNNKDEFFENTINGVSGLKECSLFDGSKLSTSFVGEIEREMPYLTTSSDEPERIDHIVKNSVEELLEDSGLTKENIQQMEDRACLSFATSLASNGRILGYVNDKENGKKNADWLVKIPQFVSTIKEETGVEGGCYTTMSACAAGTTAAGIAFDLIQQENAELVIVGGADPMTEFSNYGFHALRSLSNNQCRPFDKQRDGINIGEGGAFFTFETLEHAKKRGAKIYGEVLGYGINNDAYHITSPDPKGVGATASMNMAVKDHPHVLDKINYVNAHGTGTKLNDVMEAGAIDRFFEKSQKQPYVSSNKSMIGHCLAAAGALELASTMLSIHHQIVPPTIRLEDKLDECGANHFNTSKEELVVDYALSNSFAFAGNTASIFVGRLHE; translated from the coding sequence ATGACGAAACATCGAGTAGTTGTAACCGGAATCGGCGTTATTTGCGCAAATGGTAATAATAAAGATGAATTTTTTGAAAATACTATAAATGGTGTAAGTGGATTGAAGGAATGTTCATTATTTGATGGTTCAAAGCTTAGTACGTCCTTTGTAGGTGAAATTGAACGAGAGATGCCCTATCTTACTACAAGTTCTGATGAACCTGAAAGAATTGATCATATCGTTAAAAATTCTGTAGAAGAGTTGCTGGAAGACAGTGGATTAACGAAAGAAAATATTCAGCAAATGGAAGATCGAGCGTGTCTTTCATTTGCCACTTCTTTGGCATCGAATGGCCGGATTCTTGGGTATGTGAATGACAAAGAAAATGGCAAGAAAAATGCAGACTGGTTAGTCAAGATTCCTCAATTTGTTTCTACGATCAAAGAAGAAACAGGTGTAGAAGGTGGCTGTTATACAACCATGTCAGCTTGTGCAGCAGGAACAACAGCAGCTGGGATCGCTTTTGATTTAATACAACAAGAAAATGCTGAGTTGGTCATTGTTGGTGGAGCAGATCCAATGACGGAGTTTTCTAATTATGGTTTTCATGCATTACGTTCGTTGAGTAATAACCAATGTCGCCCATTCGATAAACAGCGAGATGGTATCAATATTGGTGAAGGCGGAGCGTTTTTCACTTTTGAGACATTAGAACATGCGAAAAAAAGAGGCGCTAAAATTTATGGTGAAGTTTTAGGCTATGGAATTAACAATGATGCGTATCATATTACTAGTCCAGATCCTAAGGGAGTGGGAGCTACGGCTTCTATGAATATGGCGGTAAAAGATCATCCACATGTGCTGGATAAAATTAATTATGTGAATGCTCACGGTACAGGAACAAAATTGAATGATGTGATGGAAGCTGGAGCCATTGATCGATTTTTCGAAAAATCTCAAAAACAGCCGTATGTATCATCAAATAAATCAATGATTGGTCATTGTTTAGCTGCCGCTGGTGCATTGGAATTGGCGTCGACGATGTTATCGATCCATCATCAAATCGTACCACCGACGATTCGATTGGAAGACAAACTGGATGAGTGTGGAGCGAATCACTTCAACACTTCTAAGGAAGAACTGGTTGTAGACTATGCACTCTCTAATTCATTTGCTTTTGCCGGCAATACAGCAAGTATCTTTGTAGGAAGACTTCATGAATAA
- a CDS encoding phosphopantetheine-binding protein, whose product MTEQNVKVAKESLEMKVLEMIIDKLDLDDVDVENFDFEAPIFESYSDEEIGLGLDSVDALELVVGLNEVFELKVSDEDMAIFRSVQSIADYVREEKGME is encoded by the coding sequence ATGACAGAACAAAACGTAAAGGTAGCAAAAGAAAGCTTGGAAATGAAAGTATTAGAAATGATTATTGACAAATTGGATCTTGATGATGTAGATGTAGAAAATTTTGATTTTGAGGCTCCGATTTTTGAATCTTATTCTGATGAAGAAATTGGTTTAGGTTTGGATTCAGTTGATGCTTTGGAATTAGTAGTGGGATTGAATGAAGTATTTGAATTGAAAGTAAGCGATGAAGACATGGCGATTTTCCGAAGTGTTCAAAGTATTGCTGATTACGTAAGAGAAGAAAAAGGAATGGAATAA
- a CDS encoding phytoene desaturase family protein, whose protein sequence is MKKIAVIGSGYSGLTCATLLAKQGYNVELFEKHSVLGGYGDGFEKKGFTFHTSVYRFPSTVYTILDQVLDLTYDNFLYYYMQYHINDRKILIDDDLLNVLIREFPHQRINVERFKEKMDDVLDILNEIDQSGGNILSISVERLKEYLTFTKQTIETVLIEFFGEDALFANVFYALFDLTADMSAITIPATLCVGKDTPENKMVFGGGKQVIADLETLFLKFEGTIHRRKEVGATRIDDGSLTELQFKNGEAYSNFDYVVWANDYNNFYRLNNEQYWDPKLRNDFIPSSSSFAIWLGLDQPFDSLGISQTYHSIYIGDRTFYSEVAQKKIPVETEFLMVSFLYSKDPKSTPENKSQLCLGFAMNFDFMKECQTRGIYKDVKKEIEALFIALLKEHFPIIDETKVICKASATPLTYERYTHNRKGSMYGFEKKQEFVISSQRHETTNTSIKNLFFCSQWTSIAGGTYGAVKEGIRAANHILSLDNKEIYQYQE, encoded by the coding sequence ATGAAAAAAATAGCTGTTATTGGTAGTGGGTATTCTGGATTGACCTGTGCTACATTACTGGCAAAACAAGGATACAACGTAGAATTATTTGAAAAACATTCTGTTCTTGGCGGATATGGTGATGGGTTTGAGAAAAAAGGCTTTACTTTTCATACTTCTGTTTATCGTTTTCCTTCCACTGTCTATACGATCCTCGATCAAGTATTGGATTTAACCTATGACAATTTCTTATATTATTATATGCAGTACCATATTAATGATCGCAAAATTCTAATTGATGATGACCTGTTGAATGTCCTCATAAGAGAGTTCCCTCACCAACGTATCAATGTAGAACGATTCAAAGAAAAAATGGATGATGTATTAGATATTCTCAATGAAATTGATCAATCTGGCGGAAATATTTTATCTATTTCAGTGGAACGTTTGAAAGAATACCTGACATTCACAAAACAAACAATCGAAACTGTTCTTATTGAATTCTTTGGAGAAGATGCTCTATTCGCAAATGTTTTTTATGCCTTATTTGATTTAACCGCAGATATGTCAGCAATCACAATCCCCGCAACTCTTTGTGTCGGAAAGGATACTCCTGAAAATAAGATGGTCTTTGGCGGGGGAAAACAAGTAATTGCAGATTTAGAAACATTATTTTTGAAGTTTGAAGGGACCATCCATCGGAGAAAAGAAGTGGGTGCCACACGGATAGATGATGGATCATTGACGGAACTTCAATTTAAAAATGGAGAAGCGTATTCGAATTTTGATTATGTGGTTTGGGCGAACGACTATAACAATTTTTATCGTTTAAATAATGAACAATATTGGGACCCAAAACTTAGAAATGATTTTATTCCTTCCAGTTCTAGTTTTGCTATCTGGTTAGGACTTGACCAGCCTTTTGACTCACTAGGAATCAGTCAAACTTATCACAGCATTTACATTGGTGATCGGACTTTTTACAGTGAAGTTGCTCAGAAAAAAATTCCGGTAGAAACAGAATTTTTAATGGTATCTTTCCTATATTCCAAAGATCCAAAAAGTACACCTGAAAATAAGTCACAGCTATGTTTAGGTTTTGCTATGAATTTTGATTTTATGAAAGAATGTCAGACTCGCGGCATTTATAAAGATGTAAAAAAAGAAATCGAGGCGCTTTTCATCGCTCTTCTAAAAGAGCATTTTCCAATTATTGATGAAACTAAAGTTATCTGTAAAGCTTCTGCGACACCGTTAACCTATGAGCGCTATACTCATAATCGAAAAGGTTCCATGTATGGTTTTGAAAAAAAACAAGAATTTGTCATCAGTAGTCAAAGACATGAAACTACCAATACAAGCATTAAAAATCTATTTTTCTGCAGCCAATGGACCTCGATCGCAGGCGGTACATATGGAGCAGTGAAAGAAGGTATCCGAGCTGCCAATCATATTTTATCGCTAGACAATAAAGAAATCTATCAATATCAAGAATAA